ACAAGAGGGGATTGATATTTTTCCAGTGATCGTAACAATAATCCACCAAAATTCCAAATAAACGCGCGTCGTAGCGCGACCAATCGGCGGCAAGAGCCAGTAAAGCCTCAAGAGATTGTGGTGTTTCATCCCAGGCTTTGTTTTCGCCTACAGCTCGCGCACCAATTTTACCAAGCTCGTAATAAAGGCGCGATAATTGTTGTATGTTGGGTGTTTTCATTGTTACAGTCCTAAATCATCCAAAATATTTGTTAAAAATTCTTTTGCTTCTTCGGCTTTAGGGATATTTTTTTCTGCCATTTCTTTAATATGAGCTTCGGCAATATCGGGATCGGCTCCTTTTTTAATGAGAGCTTTGGCGTGAGGAATGTCTTTATCGCGGCCGGCAAAGCATTTAAGAATGAGCAAATCTTCTTTACCTAAGGCATCCACTTTTAAATGAGGGCCTTCGTAGATAGTTTTAAGACGAGTAGGGTAATTTTTAGGGAGTGTATAAAGAAAAGTTTGAAAGTGGGAGTTAAGCCAGTCTTTAGGGATTCCCAGTTCGTCGGCTACTTCAATAATTTCCTTTTCAACATCAGCTTCAGTAATGGAGGACTGATAAAAAAGAGCATCTAAATCGTGTGTGGCCAGTGGGAAATCGTAGGCTAAAACCATGGCTCCGCCGCCACCTAAAAGCAATTTTGCCTGTGTTTTAAGCTTTGAATCGAGCGCTTTAAATGCATTAAGCATTTGATTTTTATTCATATTTATATATATTAACTAGTAAAATATAAAATTGTCAATTTAATAGCTGTATATTTGCCCGCAAACATGCCCAAGATGCATGCCCAAGATGTACCTGGCACCCTTTAAGTTGTTGTTTTTATTATTTAAATACCTCGCAACTTTTCTATCAATTTACCGATAACCTATAAGCGATCAATCTGGGCACGATGATCCATTTTTAACAGAATTTGATAGCCCCATTAAAGGGGCGTTTTTTTATTATGGATGAATTTGATTACAGTTTATTTCCTCCCCAGTGCGACCCAAACGATCCTTTTTACGAAGAGGATAATGTTTCTCTATTGCCCGAAGAAAGTACTGTGCCATTGGTTGTGGATGAATCGCAAATTTGTCCCACTACAAACGATGAATATGTGGAAGTTGATAGTGTAGGTTTAAGTGATGTTGTGGCGAGCAATACACCTGCACTGGTGTCAAACGAAGAAACTCTCTCATTTTCTCAACAAGACCTTGGTGTAAGCAACAATCGTTTGTGGTCTTATCTTAATCAGTTTAATCACGATTTAACTTTTAAGCACGCCTTTGAAGTGTGGTGGGAACGTGGTTTTGATACTACAAGTTTGTTTATTTCCAATTATGCTTTGCAAGATAAACCCAACGCGCAAAAGCTAAGTGATTTACGTCACGATATTTATAACCGTGTTCCATACAATGATTTACGCATTTTTTATGATGAAGTGGAAAACGTAATTTCTGTTTTGGCAACTAAAATGGGCATTGTGTATGAACGGCCGGCCGATAATTTAATCCCGCAATTTGAATTAGAAATAGATTTTGAACGTCCGGTACAAGGCTTTGGACCGCGTACTTATTATGCTTACGATTTGAAAAGTGGGCAGCGTTATCGTGTATCGTTTAACGATGAAGTTGGTTTTACCGGTGGATATTATGCCGTGAACATCCCTCGTACTTTTTTTGGTAAGGCCCAAGAGTTGGATCAAATAGTTGGATATAATATTAATCCCATGCTTAATGCACCCATTTTACCGGATCCTATTTACAGGTTTGAAGCGGAAAAAATGAGCATGGTGTTGGATAATGGGCCAGAAGCGTATCAGGCGCAACTTACTGCTGTGGCGCACGAAGCTTTGGGTATAAGTTTGGGTGCTCTTTTTTATGGTTTAGGTGGAGCAGCAGGTGGGCGCGGTTCGCTGTCACAACAGTTTGTTCAAAATGCTCAGCCCGTTTTTCCCGAAGTTGAAATTACCACACCCATCAGAAGCTCTAATCCTTATGCACCGGGAGATATTCGTATTAAACCGGGTGTAGTAACCGAATTACCAGGTTCAAGACCTACTGCTGTTCCGTACAATCCCTATTTACCCGAAGAAACATTACCGCTGGCCGCTCAAGGAGCAAGTGGTGCAACAACATCAAGCGGCGGTGGTCTGCAAACAACAACCCAAACCACAGTGAGGCCTGTTGTGGTGAATGGTAATTCTTCCGTTCCGCCGTTACCCACAGTAGCGCGTTATCAAGCCCCGCGCATGCTCATGCCTAGCGAAATAGAAGCGATTAAGGCCGAACCGTTGGCCGTGCGGTATCCGGGGTATGTTGCGCCTGTTCTAGAACCTGTAGTACCAACACTTGTTTTGCCTCAAGGTGTTAGAAGTATAAGTTCTGTTGTTCCGCCTCTGGTTCCTCCCATGCCGCCTTTTATTTTACCCACAGCCGAGGAGTATCACGAAGTGATTTTGCCCGAAGCTACAAGTGGTGCCGATGAAATAGCCGAACAACATAACGACATAACACCCATGATTGATGTTGTGGATCCTGAAGCTTTTAGCGGTGATTTGCCGGTAAAGCCGGAAGAAGGAATGCAGGTGGCTGGTGATATGCGGATACCGGAGTATAAAGCTTTATTAGAAAAGCTGCGACGAGAGTTACCAAAATTGCCCAAGCCTTCGGATGCCGCTATAGAATATGTAGAAGAGAATATAAAGCCTCTTACCGAAGCGCGAGACTTAGCGTTTCGCATTATTTATTTAAAAGATCAAATTGCAGTAAAAGGAGGCTTTGAAGTTGTTACCGGATTAGAAGATGGTGCTGTGCCTGGTGTGCCGGCAGTTTTGGGTGGCGGGCTTGTTTATAATTCTTACGATACCGTACGGCAACTGTTTCAGGCTCTGGCCTTGGTAGATCCGGAAATTGTGGATGCTGCCTTAAATCCCGATTTACATCCTGATAGAAGCGATGTGGCTCGCCTGATTGAGGCGCAAGTTTTAGCTGGTATGCGTATTTTAGATTTGGGTTGCGGACCAGACACTATTTTTGCCCGCTTAGCTCGTGCCATGGGGGCCGAAGTTTGGACGGTAGATATGCTACCACCCGATAGAATTGGCCCAGAAGGTTCGGTGGAGCGTGCGTTTTATTTACAAATGGATTTATCCAATAGATATGCAGCCGCTCGCATTTATGAAGCCACGGGTGGCAATTTTAATTTGGTAACGCAAGCGCATTTAAACAGCGATGCCGAACCAGTGATGGAGGTTCCTAATTTACCAAGGATGGCCTCGGCCTTGTTAAGAGACGGCGGGGCTTATTCGGGAAGCAGGAATGCGTGGATAAATGTGCGGGGAGAGTTTGTTCCGTTTGTGCCAACAAATAATCTGAATCCGGAAAGCAGCGGTTCTTTTAGTGCCTTCTATTATTTATATGGAATGCGCATGCCCGTTGATGTGGAATGGGATGAAGATGGCAGATATAAAGCTTCAACTTATGGTAGCCCCTTAGAAAAAATGACGTATTGGCTTCATGATGACGAGAGCGGGGATTATTTAGGTGTAATAACACGTGATGGGCGTTTTTTAGATGTGGATAACTATCCTTATTTTGAATATAGCGATCCCATTCATTATCCAGAAGTTTCGGGAACACTGAGTACAGACCAAACGGTAAATCTGGAAATTGCTCAAATTAATTTGGCCAGCTTTTTACCCAATACTTCTTTTAGAAATCCTGCGCAGGAAGCGCGGGTAACGTCACCGTCTGATATTCATACTGGAGATGTATTTTTTATTACTCATGCCAAGGGGCCTGTGAGTACGGCAATTAGCAACAGTTTGGATGGCGCCTATCAAAATATACCGCGCGTTGCTCTTTACGATCCCCGTTATCCTGTTGATCCTGATGTGTTTTTACAGACAACGCGTACTTTTTATAGTGCCGATGGAGCTCTTAGTCTTGTTGGGCGCAATTCTGATTTCCCGTTTGAAAACTTTGACCGTTATCATGTGGCGGGAGGCTTTAATGTTGATTGTGTATACCGTACGGTGAGAGATGTTGTGCAGGCTTTTGAAGCGTCGCAAAGGGAAAGTATAGAAATTATTTTACACCCTCAATTAATTTACGGCCCTTTGGTTTTAGAAAGCGGCAATATAGATTACAATATATATTATGATAATTTGCAAAGAGCTCCCAATCCACAAGCCGAATTAGATGCTTATATACACGAATTAGTAGAAGAGTTTGGTGAGATACAATTAGTATCTGCCCCTGCCAATCCGCTTGATTTGGGGCATTTGTACGCAGTAACACTTGCCGATGGCCGTAAAGTGACGGTGAAGTTTGTGAGGGAAGGAATCCAGGCTGAGCAACAAAAACCAGATCGTGATTTGGGGGATTATGTAGCCTCCGTAGAACCCACCCGCCAAGCCTTGCACCCGCATCCAGCGACTTCAAATTCATTTGAAGCATTTTATTATTCAGATGGAGTGCGTGTGGCTGTAGAAGTGCATAAAGATGAAGAGGGTAAATATCATATTTTAAATGATGATGAACCTTATGAAGGTTTAACACATTGGCTTCATGATGCGGGGGGAGCTTTTTTAGGCGTGCTAACCGGTGACGGTCGTTTTTTGAGTGAATATGACCATCCTTATTTGGGATATGTCGATCCAATTCATTATCCTGCCCCAACGTTTGATTTAGGAATTGATCAAATTAATTTTTCAAATGTTCTTCCAGACACATCTTTTAGAAATCCATTCCAAAAAGAACGTGTTACTTCACCTTCTCAGGATCATACAGGTGCTGTATTTTTAATAACCCACGCCGATGGACCTGCAGCTACTAATGTTGGCAGCTTTTTAGCTAATGACTATCAGGATGTGCCGCGTGTTGCTCTTTACGACTCTCGTTTTCCTGTTCATCCCGATGTATTTTTACAAATGACTTCTACATTTTATAGCCTCGATGGAAGTCTTGATTTTTTGGGGGTCAATTCAAGTTTTCCCTTTGGTAATTTTGACACTTATCATTTAGCAGGTGGATATAACAATGACTGTCTGGCTACTACTTTTAAAAATATCGTAGACTCCTTTTTAGAATCAGACAAAAAAGCAATAGATGTGGTTTTTCATCCTGAGCTTATTTTTGGAAGATTGATGTACATGAGTGGGAGAGAGTCTAAAAATGATGTTTATTATGATAATTTACAGGGTTCTGTTGATCCACAAACAGAATTAAATTTTTATGTGCAGATGTTAACTATGATGATGAAGGCTGATCTTCGCTTGGTTTATGCCCCTGCCAATCCCCTCGATTTAGGCCAAGTGTATACCATTACGCTGGAGGGCGGAAAAGTAGTGACGGTGAAGTTTGTAAAAGAGGGCCAAAATAGTGTTCCAACGGAACCAGAATTAGGACTAGTTCTTCCGTTTCCTGTTAGGTCCACGCAGGAAGAAGTTGTAGCGGCTCCGCAAGCTGTTTCTATTATTCCAGACGAAGAAGGCATGGCCGAATTAGTGCAAGACTGGATGCCCGCTATAGAAGCAAAAATAACTTACACAATAAAAGAGTATGAACGGCGGTACCGCGTAAAATTAAATGATGTAGCCAAAGAAGATATTAGAAATTACTTTTACAGAGGTTTTCAGGGACATTTATTGGATAAATTAGGGGAAGCGTATTTAGAAAATATGCGAACTGAGGCGGAAACCGATGATGATGATTTTGATGGAATTTTGCCTATGGCCTTTGGTTTGCCTATGGGCCGGCCACTAATAGGTACACGTATGCATTATGACGATGTAACTAGCGAATCTATCATGGAGGAGTTAGATGCTTTAGAAACGCATGTGTTGGAAAGAGATCCTGACGAGCTTCAAGAATTTCTTGATAAAGAAATCACCAGTGCTCGTTTAGTGGCAACAAATACAAGTCCTGTCACCACTGCTACTCCCAGATCGCGTGCGGCTTTTAGATTAGTGCGAAGTACGGATGATGTATCTGCCGCATCGCCTGTTGTGCGCCAAGTTTCTATTTCAACGCGTGTTTTAGGTGGTTCCGAAAGTGGGCCGTTAGATGTTTATACGTTTAGTGATAAATTTATAGGAGAAGGTTTTATTATATCTTACCCGGCTATTGCCAGTGTAACGCCGCCTGCTGTTGACAGTTTAACTTATGTTGATAACGGAGATTCGGGATTAGTGTTTACAGACGGCACTAAGGCATACAAAGTTTTGTATAATACCAGCACGACGCGTGAGGATCCTAGTAATACTCAATTTGGAGATACTTTATTAGAGGCTATTGGAGTTCCGGTTGTGCATGTGGAGGGTTATAGCAAAATTGTTTTTGAAACAGAATTTGGTCATCCCGCTGTTGATAGCAGAATTATACCTGGATTAAGTTATGATGTGGTTCAAATGAATTATTTAGACCCTCAAGTGTGGACCACATCAGCATTTTTAACACCAGATATTAAAGCTATAGCCGACCAAAATTTAG
This sequence is a window from bacterium. Protein-coding genes within it:
- a CDS encoding class I SAM-dependent methyltransferase, whose amino-acid sequence is MDEFDYSLFPPQCDPNDPFYEEDNVSLLPEESTVPLVVDESQICPTTNDEYVEVDSVGLSDVVASNTPALVSNEETLSFSQQDLGVSNNRLWSYLNQFNHDLTFKHAFEVWWERGFDTTSLFISNYALQDKPNAQKLSDLRHDIYNRVPYNDLRIFYDEVENVISVLATKMGIVYERPADNLIPQFELEIDFERPVQGFGPRTYYAYDLKSGQRYRVSFNDEVGFTGGYYAVNIPRTFFGKAQELDQIVGYNINPMLNAPILPDPIYRFEAEKMSMVLDNGPEAYQAQLTAVAHEALGISLGALFYGLGGAAGGRGSLSQQFVQNAQPVFPEVEITTPIRSSNPYAPGDIRIKPGVVTELPGSRPTAVPYNPYLPEETLPLAAQGASGATTSSGGGLQTTTQTTVRPVVVNGNSSVPPLPTVARYQAPRMLMPSEIEAIKAEPLAVRYPGYVAPVLEPVVPTLVLPQGVRSISSVVPPLVPPMPPFILPTAEEYHEVILPEATSGADEIAEQHNDITPMIDVVDPEAFSGDLPVKPEEGMQVAGDMRIPEYKALLEKLRRELPKLPKPSDAAIEYVEENIKPLTEARDLAFRIIYLKDQIAVKGGFEVVTGLEDGAVPGVPAVLGGGLVYNSYDTVRQLFQALALVDPEIVDAALNPDLHPDRSDVARLIEAQVLAGMRILDLGCGPDTIFARLARAMGAEVWTVDMLPPDRIGPEGSVERAFYLQMDLSNRYAAARIYEATGGNFNLVTQAHLNSDAEPVMEVPNLPRMASALLRDGGAYSGSRNAWINVRGEFVPFVPTNNLNPESSGSFSAFYYLYGMRMPVDVEWDEDGRYKASTYGSPLEKMTYWLHDDESGDYLGVITRDGRFLDVDNYPYFEYSDPIHYPEVSGTLSTDQTVNLEIAQINLASFLPNTSFRNPAQEARVTSPSDIHTGDVFFITHAKGPVSTAISNSLDGAYQNIPRVALYDPRYPVDPDVFLQTTRTFYSADGALSLVGRNSDFPFENFDRYHVAGGFNVDCVYRTVRDVVQAFEASQRESIEIILHPQLIYGPLVLESGNIDYNIYYDNLQRAPNPQAELDAYIHELVEEFGEIQLVSAPANPLDLGHLYAVTLADGRKVTVKFVREGIQAEQQKPDRDLGDYVASVEPTRQALHPHPATSNSFEAFYYSDGVRVAVEVHKDEEGKYHILNDDEPYEGLTHWLHDAGGAFLGVLTGDGRFLSEYDHPYLGYVDPIHYPAPTFDLGIDQINFSNVLPDTSFRNPFQKERVTSPSQDHTGAVFLITHADGPAATNVGSFLANDYQDVPRVALYDSRFPVHPDVFLQMTSTFYSLDGSLDFLGVNSSFPFGNFDTYHLAGGYNNDCLATTFKNIVDSFLESDKKAIDVVFHPELIFGRLMYMSGRESKNDVYYDNLQGSVDPQTELNFYVQMLTMMMKADLRLVYAPANPLDLGQVYTITLEGGKVVTVKFVKEGQNSVPTEPELGLVLPFPVRSTQEEVVAAPQAVSIIPDEEGMAELVQDWMPAIEAKITYTIKEYERRYRVKLNDVAKEDIRNYFYRGFQGHLLDKLGEAYLENMRTEAETDDDDFDGILPMAFGLPMGRPLIGTRMHYDDVTSESIMEELDALETHVLERDPDELQEFLDKEITSARLVATNTSPVTTATPRSRAAFRLVRSTDDVSAASPVVRQVSISTRVLGGSESGPLDVYTFSDKFIGEGFIISYPAIASVTPPAVDSLTYVDNGDSGLVFTDGTKAYKVLYNTSTTREDPSNTQFGDTLLEAIGVPVVHVEGYSKIVFETEFGHPAVDSRIIPGLSYDVVQMNYLDPQVWTTSAFLTPDIKAIADQNLEVIKATLARYGLGYEDGGLQYKTNIITGEVVLVDPAEITVVDPVLFKAFYTSLPLRVLTRDENPNEREARESRENPELEDYNPGGD